In Torulaspora globosa chromosome 1, complete sequence, a genomic segment contains:
- the MRPL9 gene encoding mitochondrial 54S ribosomal protein uL3m (ancestral locus Anc_5.110) produces the protein MVKSVWPNVRGVRFLGNSSTRPSLVAPSVVSTVPLQAGKINHCAEQAQLRRWLPVRCGALCKKEGMMPFFDETTGKRVAATVLSLNNVEVMMHRTVEKNGYTACQVGYGLKHPSKVSRQLLGHFASKFVNPKEKVAEFRVKNESGLLPLGTLIKPSFFKSGQFVDLRSISKGKGFAGVMKRHNFKGLKASHGVSIMHRHGGSYGQNQDPGRILPGKKMPGHMGSQQVTIQNVQVLKVDDAKGVVLVKGSVAGPKGAFVKIQDAIKKPPTEL, from the coding sequence ATGGTCAAATCTGTGTGGCCCAATGTACGTGGAGTGAGGTTTTTGGGAAACAGTTCTACAAGACCGTCGCTGGTCGCTCCAAGTGTGGTTTCCACGGTGCCATTGCAGGCAGGAAAGATCAACCATTGTGCCGAACAGGCACAGCTTAGAAGATGGCTGCCGGTTCGGTGTGGTGCTCTCTGTAAGAAGGAGGGCATGATGCCGTTTTTTGACGAGACTACCGGCAAGAGAGTCGCTGCTACTGTGCTCTCTTTGAACAACGTTGAAGTGATGATGCACCGTACAGTTGAGAAAAACGGGTACACGGCGTGCCAGGTGGGATACGGGCTCAAACATCCGTCCAAGGTCAGCAGACAGCTGCTGGGGCATTTTGCGTCGAAATTTGTGAACCCGAAGGAGAAGGTTGCAGAGTTCCGGGTCAAGAACGAGTCTGGGTTACTTCCGTTGGGTACGCTGATAAAGCCGtcgttcttcaaaagcGGACAGTTTGTTGACTTGAGATCGATTAGCAAGGGCAAGGGATTTGCCGGTGTGATGAAGCGACACAACTTCAAGGGATTGAAGGCATCGCATGGTGTCTCTATAATGCATAGACACGGTGGTTCGTACGGTCAGAACCAGGACCCGGGGCGTATTCTGCCGGGCAAGAAGATGCCGGGCCACATGGGCAGCCAGCAGGTCACCATACAGAACGTTCAAGTACTCAAAGTGGACGATGCGAAGGGAGTCGTGTTGGTGAAAGGATCAGTTGCCGGTCCTAAGGGTGCTTTTGTCAAGATCCAAGATGCTATCAAGAAGCCTCCTACTGAGCTTTGA
- the IMP3 gene encoding snoRNA-binding rRNA-processing protein IMP3 (ancestral locus Anc_5.108), with product MVRKLKHHEQKLLKKVDFFDWKQDQGHRDTQVMRTYHIQNREDYHKYNKICGDIRRLAHKLSLLPPADPFRLKHEQLLLEKLYAMGILATKSKISDLENRVTVSALCRRRLPVVMHRLKMAETIKDAVKFIEQGHVRVGPNLISDPAYLVTRNMEDYVTWTDNSKIRKTVLKYRNQIDDFDFS from the coding sequence ATGGTTaggaagttgaagcacCATGAGCAgaaactgctgaaaaaggtcgacttcttcgattGGAAGCAAGACCAAGGCCACCGGGACACGCAGGTGATGAGAACGTACCACATCCAGAATAGAGAGGATTACCACAAATATAACAAGATATGCGGTGATATACGGCGGCTGGCTCACAAGCTGTCGTTGCTGCCGCCTGCGGATCCGTTCCGGCTGAAGCAcgagcaattgctgctggagaagctgtATGCGATGGGAATACTGGCGACGAAGTCAAAGATCTCAGACTTGGAGAATAGAGTCACCGTGAGCGCTCTTTGCAGAAGGAGGCTCCCCGTGGTTATGCACAGGTTGAAGATGGCGGAGACGATAAAAGACGCCGTGAAGTTCATCGAGCAGGGACACGTCCGTGTTGGGCCCAACTTGATAAGCGATCCGGCTTATCTGGTGACCAGAAACATGGAGGACTATGTTACTTGGACGGATAACTCGAAGATTCGGAAGACAGTGCTGAAATACAGAAACCAGATCGATGATTTCGATTTCTCTTAG
- the MRPL6 gene encoding mitochondrial 54S ribosomal protein uL6m (ancestral locus Anc_5.109), which produces MSFILKRSFSLSGALRSHIGSTAIYLTPQTKVCVTPLAVPRIIRKGRKSMKLTQLATVEGPRGRIEMEIPDFVSVKLEDNNAKLTVCVASPEQKMQRSMWGTVRSHLNNHVSGVNEGHLASLRFVGTGYRAQLERNNTFVNVKVGASVTQGLTVPDGIAVKSPSPTSLLVEGCNKQQVLLFAANLRKFHPPEPYKGKGIYVNNETIKLKDKKIK; this is translated from the coding sequence ATGTCGTTCATTCTAAAACgatctttctctttgagcGGCGCCTTGCGGTCGCATATTGGGAGCACTGCGATCTACCTGACGCCGCAGACGAAGGTGTGTGTGACACCGCTGGCAGTGCCCAGGATAATCAGGAAGGGCCGCAagtcgatgaagctgaCGCAGCTGGCAACCGTGGAGGGTCCCAGGGGCAGGATCGAGATGGAGATCCCGGATTTTGTGAGCGTGAAGCTGGAGGACAACAACGCCAAGCTCACCGTGTGTGTGGCGAGCCCGGAGCAGAAAATGCAGCGGTCGATGTGGGGCACCGTGAGGTCCCACTTGAACAACCACGTCAGCGGCGTCAACGAGGGCCATCTGGCGTCGCTGCGGTTCGTCGGGACCGGCTACCGGGCCCAACTCGAGCGCAACAACACGTTCGTGAACGTGAAAGTCGGCGCCTCCGTCACGCAGGGACTCACCGTACCGGACGGCATCGCCGTCAAGTCGCCGTCCCCGACCTCGCTGCTGGTCGAGGGCTGCAACAAGCAGCAGGTGCTGCTTTTCGCAGCAAACCTGCGCAAGTTCCACCCTCCAGAGCCCTACAAGGGCAAGGGAATCTATGTGAATAACGAGACCATCAAGctgaaggacaagaagatcaaatga